The Salvelinus namaycush isolate Seneca chromosome 28, SaNama_1.0, whole genome shotgun sequence genome contains a region encoding:
- the LOC120023281 gene encoding photoreceptor outer segment membrane glycoprotein 2-like, protein MAVLKVKFTKTNRDKLAQVLWILNWVSVVTGLILFSLGLFLKVEINKRWELMAERDLHYVPNMLIATGLIACGINFLGGKICYDCADTTKFLRWKLLMLPYVICTFFFTFCILVGALMCYGMRGELEEALDLGLRDAMRYYKDTDTPGRCFLKRTVDLLQIQFQCCGNFGFRDWFQIQWISNRYLDMSCREVVARLRSNVEGKYLMDGVPFSCCNINSPRPCIQHQITNSSAHFNYEYQTEELNLWKKGCRQALLEYYTHIMQSIGLTVLIIWLFELSVLTGVRYLQTSLENVLRQGDPDSESDGWLLENSFVETARSNFNIIKSLGKCNQIGTANNGDPNIDVPSTAYYGPDNLPPKQIPVAS, encoded by the exons ATGGCCGTGCTGAAAGTGAAATTCACCAAGACCAACAGGGACAAGCTTGCCCAGGTGCTGTGGATCCTCAACTGGGTTTCCGTGGTGACGGGGTTGATTTTGTTTAGCCTGGGGCTCTTCCTAAAGGTGGAGATCAACAAACGCTGGGAGCTTATGGCAGAAAGGGACCTCCACTACGTCCCCAACATGCTCATTGCCACAGGCCTCATCGCCTGTGGCATCAATTTCCTGGGCGGGAAGATCTGCTACGACTGTGCGGACACCACTAAGTTCCTGCGCTGGAAGCTGCTGATGCTGCCCTACGTCATCTGCACCTTCTTCTTCACCTTCTGCATCCTGGTGGGGGCTCTCATGTGCTACGGCATGCGCGGGGAGCTGGAGGAGGCTCTGGACCTGGGTCTGCGGGACGCCATGCGCTATTATAAGGACACGGACACACCAGGCCGCTGCTTCCTGAAGCGCACTGTGGACCTGCTGCAGATCCAGTTCCAGTGCTGCGGCAACTTCGGCTTCAGAGACTGGTTCCAGATCCAGTGGATCAGCAACCGCTACCTGGACATGTCCTGCAGGGAGGTTGTGGC CCGGCTGAGGAGTAACGTGGAAGGGAAATACCTGATGGACGGGGTTCCCTTCAGCTGCTGTAACATTAACTCACCACGGCCCTGCATCCAGCACCAGATCACCAACAGCTCAGCCCACTTCAACTATGAATACCAGACAGAGGAGCTCAACTTGTGGAAGAAGGGCTGCCGCCAGGCCCTGCTGGAGTACTACACCCACATCATGCAGTCCATTGGCCTCACCGTCCTCATCATCTGGCTGTTTGAG CTGTCGGTGCTGACCGGGGTGCGCTACCTCCAGACATCCCTGGAGAACGTGCTGAGACAGGGGGACCCAGACTCAGAGTCCGACGGCTGGCTCCTGGAGAACAGCTTTGTGGAGACAGCCAGATCCAACTTCAATATCATAAAGAGCTTGGGGAAGTGCAACCAGATTGGCACAGCCAACAACGGCGACCCCAACATCGACGTCCCCTCCACAGCCTACTATGGACCAGACAACCTGCCCCCAAAACAGATTCCTGTGGCCAGTTGA